In Paenibacillus phoenicis, one genomic interval encodes:
- a CDS encoding ABC transporter substrate-binding protein: MKKNKAFIGLLALMLVLTLLAGCGGNNRNNAAQNNAAGNAGTANSGTEQTAGRDISGEITVITQRTDIVDTVFKDYAAEFNKEYPNVKVNFQALSDYEGQITVRMNSDDYGDVLLLPTSIPLADTPEFFEPLGTLEEMSKQYIGLEERTVDGKVYGIPIAVNFSGILYNKKVFNDAGVTTTPRTPDEFLAALHKIKEKGDAIPLYSNYADSWPLTQWEAVLTTVAGDVDYVNVIQPNTDDNFVPGQPHYELYKVMYDTAKQGLIEDDPTTTNWEASKADMANGKIGAMVLGSWAIGQVQGLAENPDDIAYMPFPTNAKEIIMPLADDYTLGISKHSKHKEAARAWVDWFINKSGYPTEQAGGMSPVVGAPLPESLKQFEGTDVKFELQTPAKPGQEGLVDKIDKDAEIGLWQPEFKKRIMEAAIGNLNESYDDIMKDLNDAWVKSRAKFVK; encoded by the coding sequence GTGAAAAAGAACAAAGCTTTCATCGGTTTGCTGGCCTTGATGCTTGTTTTGACTCTGTTGGCTGGCTGTGGAGGGAACAACCGTAATAACGCGGCACAGAACAATGCAGCCGGAAATGCCGGAACCGCGAACTCCGGCACGGAACAGACGGCGGGAAGGGACATCTCGGGAGAGATTACCGTCATTACGCAACGAACAGACATCGTCGACACCGTATTCAAGGATTATGCCGCCGAATTTAATAAGGAATACCCGAACGTGAAAGTAAACTTCCAAGCGCTTTCCGATTATGAAGGACAAATCACAGTGCGGATGAACTCTGACGATTACGGTGATGTTCTGTTGCTGCCAACCAGCATTCCGCTGGCGGATACGCCGGAGTTTTTTGAACCGCTGGGTACGTTGGAAGAGATGAGCAAGCAGTATATCGGCCTGGAGGAAAGAACCGTTGATGGCAAAGTTTACGGGATTCCGATCGCTGTTAACTTTTCCGGGATCCTCTACAACAAGAAAGTATTTAACGACGCCGGCGTAACGACGACGCCGAGAACACCGGACGAGTTTTTGGCCGCTTTGCACAAAATCAAAGAAAAAGGCGACGCGATTCCTCTGTACAGCAACTATGCAGACAGCTGGCCTTTGACGCAATGGGAAGCTGTATTAACTACCGTTGCCGGCGACGTCGACTATGTCAATGTGATCCAGCCGAACACCGATGACAACTTCGTTCCTGGACAGCCGCACTATGAACTGTACAAGGTGATGTACGACACCGCCAAACAAGGTTTGATTGAAGATGACCCGACAACGACGAACTGGGAAGCTTCCAAAGCCGACATGGCCAATGGCAAAATCGGTGCGATGGTGCTGGGCTCCTGGGCGATCGGGCAGGTTCAAGGCTTAGCTGAGAATCCGGATGACATCGCTTACATGCCTTTCCCAACGAATGCTAAGGAAATCATTATGCCGCTTGCAGACGACTATACGCTGGGCATCAGCAAGCACAGCAAGCACAAAGAGGCGGCAAGAGCTTGGGTGGACTGGTTCATCAACAAATCCGGATATCCCACGGAACAAGCCGGCGGCATGAGCCCGGTGGTCGGCGCTCCTCTTCCGGAATCGCTGAAGCAATTCGAAGGAACTGACGTGAAGTTCGAACTGCAGACTCCTGCAAAACCGGGGCAAGAGGGCCTGGTGGACAAAATCGACAAAGACGCGGAAATCGGCTTGTGGCAGCCGGAATTCAAGAAACGGATCATGGAAGCCGCGATCGGTAACCTGAACGAATCCTATGACGACATCATGAAGGATCTCAACGACGCTTGGGTGAAATCCCGCGCCAAATTCGTGAAATAA
- a CDS encoding glycoside hydrolase family 113, whose translation MQSLEPYIAGMTWGFMGVRGTWGNETAAHSMEMMAKVTRSNWTAIAFAALQATAFSTDIPFWEAPTVTDEEVRWAIRKAHSLGLKVCLKPIVNCADGTWRAHINFFDRDVPCEPKWSDWFASYRAYLLHFAQIAEETGCEMFCIGCEMVQTDRREAEWRALIADIRQVYHGPLTYNCDKYQEDNVMWWDALDVISSSGYYPIGDWDRQLDRIESVVRRYGKPFLFMEAGCPSRTGSANVPNDWTLQGAVNEAEQAEYYRTMLEKCGERDWVRGLMLWDWPARLYDRSQAATNDGYCIYGKEAETVVAEAYAAKLNAIER comes from the coding sequence ATGCAATCGCTCGAACCTTATATTGCCGGAATGACTTGGGGGTTTATGGGCGTCAGGGGGACCTGGGGCAACGAGACCGCAGCTCATTCCATGGAAATGATGGCGAAGGTGACCCGCAGTAACTGGACGGCCATTGCTTTTGCCGCACTGCAAGCAACAGCCTTCTCCACGGATATCCCCTTCTGGGAGGCGCCGACGGTGACCGACGAGGAAGTCCGATGGGCCATTCGTAAGGCGCATTCGCTGGGGTTGAAGGTATGTCTGAAGCCGATCGTGAACTGCGCGGACGGAACTTGGCGAGCGCACATTAATTTTTTTGATCGAGACGTCCCTTGTGAACCAAAATGGTCTGACTGGTTTGCCTCGTATCGCGCATATCTCCTTCATTTCGCGCAAATCGCCGAGGAAACCGGGTGCGAGATGTTCTGTATCGGCTGCGAAATGGTGCAAACCGACCGGCGGGAAGCGGAATGGCGCGCTTTGATCGCCGACATTCGCCAGGTTTACCACGGACCGCTGACGTATAACTGCGACAAATATCAAGAGGACAATGTGATGTGGTGGGATGCCCTGGATGTGATCAGTTCCAGCGGCTACTACCCGATCGGAGATTGGGATCGTCAGCTGGATCGAATTGAAAGCGTTGTCCGGAGATACGGTAAGCCGTTTTTGTTTATGGAAGCCGGCTGCCCGAGCCGCACCGGGTCGGCGAACGTCCCAAATGACTGGACGCTGCAGGGTGCAGTGAATGAGGCAGAACAGGCGGAATATTACCGCACGATGCTGGAGAAATGCGGAGAACGCGATTGGGTCCGCGGCTTGATGCTGTGGGATTGGCCGGCGCGGCTGTACGATCGGAGCCAGGCTGCAACAAATGATGGTTACTGCATTTATGGCAAGGAAGCGGAGACGGTCGTAGCTGAAGCTTATGCCGCCAAGCTGAACGCGATCGAGCGATAA
- a CDS encoding glycoside hydrolase family 130 protein, protein MSTVKIIGENLPNIPWQDKPEHAAGPVWRHNDNPVVKRNPAKGIARIFNSAVVPYDGRFVGVFRAETINGRPHLHTGWSEDGYEWKIDEERIPFVDEEGKPFQPQYAYDPRLVKVEDTYYIIWCTDFYGASIGVAKTQDFKTFVRLENPFLPFNRNGVLFPKKIGGNFVMLSRPSDSGHTPFGDIFLSESPDFVYWGKHRHVMTKGGQGWWQSVKIGGGPAPIETTEGWLMFYHGVTGTCNGLVYSMGAVILDREEPSRVKYRSSTYVLTPEEWYEERGFVPNVVFPCAALTDAATGRIAIYYGAADTYVGIAYTTVQEIVDYVKATHEEVGDDAEIGRM, encoded by the coding sequence ATGAGCACAGTGAAAATCATTGGAGAGAACCTGCCGAACATTCCTTGGCAAGACAAACCGGAGCATGCGGCAGGACCCGTATGGAGACATAATGACAATCCGGTCGTGAAGAGGAATCCGGCCAAAGGCATCGCGCGCATCTTCAACAGCGCAGTTGTTCCTTACGATGGCCGCTTTGTTGGCGTGTTTCGCGCCGAAACGATTAACGGCCGTCCTCACCTGCATACAGGCTGGAGCGAAGACGGCTATGAATGGAAGATCGACGAGGAGCGTATTCCTTTTGTGGATGAGGAAGGGAAGCCGTTCCAACCTCAATATGCCTATGATCCCCGGTTGGTGAAGGTGGAGGATACCTACTATATTATTTGGTGCACGGACTTCTACGGCGCTTCGATTGGGGTGGCCAAAACCCAAGACTTTAAGACGTTTGTCCGTTTGGAGAATCCGTTCTTACCATTTAACCGCAACGGCGTGTTGTTCCCGAAGAAAATCGGAGGCAACTTCGTGATGTTGTCCCGTCCCAGCGACAGCGGGCATACTCCGTTTGGCGACATCTTCCTTAGCGAAAGCCCGGATTTCGTCTATTGGGGCAAACATCGCCATGTGATGACCAAGGGCGGGCAAGGCTGGTGGCAGTCGGTGAAAATCGGCGGCGGTCCCGCTCCAATCGAAACGACCGAGGGTTGGCTGATGTTCTACCATGGCGTCACCGGGACGTGCAATGGCCTTGTTTACAGCATGGGTGCGGTCATTCTTGACCGAGAGGAACCGTCCCGCGTGAAATATCGCTCCAGCACGTATGTATTAACGCCGGAGGAATGGTATGAGGAGCGCGGCTTCGTCCCGAACGTCGTGTTCCCTTGCGCCGCTTTGACCGATGCTGCCACAGGCCGTATCGCCATTTACTACGGCGCTGCAGATACCTATGTTGGGATCGCCTATACGACGGTTCAGGAAATCGTGGATTATGTCAAGGCGACGCATGAGGAAGTTGGCGATGACGCAGAAATCGGTAGAATGTAG
- a CDS encoding substrate-binding domain-containing protein, with protein MKRNITMKDIADKLGVSSVTVSKALNDKEGVSDSLKLKIKKVASEMGYRFNSAAKSIKDGLSYNIGVMIPQRFTGLRESFYLQVYQQIAIQLDHYGYFGILNILSSEDEEQLNFPRVYSENKVDGIIILGQVSKKYIETVQNMELPKLFLDFYDEHAAIDSIVTDNFYGAYEITNYLIRCGHREIAYVGNVYSTSSIQDRFLGYYKSLLEHGLKFNERYLINDRDEHGTYIDIELPEQMPTAFVCNCDQVAYLLGERLTSMGYRIPDDCSIVGFDNDVYATLANPPLTTVEVDIEQMARSAVKAIMDKVSNPHRRIGRMLVQGKIIYRDSVKNLNTEPAE; from the coding sequence ATGAAACGCAACATAACGATGAAAGATATCGCCGACAAGCTGGGCGTCAGCAGCGTTACGGTATCCAAAGCGCTGAATGACAAGGAAGGCGTCAGCGACAGCCTGAAGCTGAAGATCAAGAAGGTGGCCAGTGAGATGGGCTACCGCTTTAACTCGGCGGCCAAATCGATCAAGGACGGGCTTTCTTATAATATTGGCGTGATGATTCCGCAGCGTTTTACGGGTCTTAGAGAGTCCTTCTATTTGCAGGTTTATCAGCAGATCGCCATTCAGTTGGACCACTATGGCTATTTCGGAATCTTAAATATCTTAAGCAGCGAAGATGAGGAACAGCTCAATTTCCCGCGGGTATACAGTGAAAATAAGGTGGATGGCATCATCATTTTGGGGCAGGTCAGCAAGAAGTACATCGAAACGGTGCAAAATATGGAGCTGCCGAAGCTGTTTCTCGACTTTTATGACGAGCATGCCGCGATCGATTCAATCGTTACCGATAACTTTTACGGCGCTTACGAGATCACGAACTATCTGATCCGATGCGGCCACCGCGAGATCGCTTATGTTGGCAACGTCTATTCCACCAGCAGTATCCAAGACCGCTTCCTGGGTTACTACAAATCGCTGCTGGAGCACGGGTTGAAGTTTAACGAGCGTTATCTGATCAATGACCGTGATGAACACGGTACCTATATCGATATCGAGCTTCCGGAGCAAATGCCTACCGCGTTCGTCTGCAACTGCGACCAAGTCGCCTATCTTTTGGGCGAGCGCCTCACCAGCATGGGTTACCGTATCCCGGATGACTGTTCGATTGTCGGGTTCGACAACGACGTATACGCCACGCTGGCAAATCCGCCGCTAACTACGGTTGAGGTGGATATTGAGCAGATGGCCCGATCCGCCGTCAAGGCGATTATGGATAAAGTGTCCAACCCCCATCGCCGCATCGGCCGCATGCTGGTGCAAGGCAAGATCATCTACCGGGATTCCGTTAAGAACCTTAATACCGAACCCGCCGAGTAA
- a CDS encoding glycoside hydrolase family 130 protein, whose amino-acid sequence MSLFDERKQQLTERYEQLIARRNEKMPYGNGVYDRYRYPVLTAEHAPLIWRYDFNPATNPYFSERLGVNGVFNPGAIELNGKFYLIARVEGVDRKSFFAVAESDNGIDGFRFWDKPVVMPETEDPDVNVYDMRVVRHEDGWIYGLFCTERKDPHAPRGDLSSAVAQCGIARTKDLVTWERLADLKTKSPQQRNVVLHPEFVDGKYAFYTRPQDGFIDAGSGGGIGWGLSDSIEQAVIDEEIIVDDRKYHTIKEVKNGQGPAPIKTDKGWLHIAHGVRGTAAGLRYVLYAFLSDLQEPQRVTHRPGGHLIAPEGEERVGDVSNVVFCNGVIARDNGDVFIYYASSDTRIHVATTTVDRLLDYVLNTPEDPLRSYACVQQRIDLIERNIQFLNK is encoded by the coding sequence ATGAGCCTATTTGACGAAAGAAAACAGCAGCTGACCGAACGTTACGAACAGCTGATTGCGCGCCGCAACGAGAAAATGCCCTATGGCAACGGGGTGTACGACCGCTACCGCTATCCGGTCTTGACGGCGGAGCATGCGCCGCTCATTTGGAGATACGATTTCAATCCGGCGACGAATCCGTATTTCTCTGAACGCCTTGGCGTCAACGGCGTGTTTAATCCAGGAGCCATCGAGTTGAATGGAAAATTTTATCTGATCGCCCGCGTTGAAGGCGTAGACCGCAAATCGTTCTTCGCTGTAGCCGAGAGCGATAACGGCATCGACGGCTTCCGTTTCTGGGATAAGCCGGTGGTTATGCCCGAAACCGAAGATCCGGACGTCAACGTCTACGACATGCGGGTCGTGCGGCATGAAGACGGCTGGATTTACGGGCTGTTCTGTACGGAGCGGAAAGACCCCCATGCGCCGCGGGGAGATCTGTCGAGCGCCGTAGCCCAGTGCGGCATCGCCCGCACGAAGGATCTCGTCACTTGGGAGCGGTTAGCCGACCTGAAAACGAAATCTCCGCAGCAGCGCAATGTGGTGCTGCACCCCGAGTTCGTAGACGGGAAATACGCGTTCTACACCCGTCCGCAGGACGGCTTCATCGACGCCGGCTCCGGCGGCGGCATCGGCTGGGGGTTGTCTGATTCGATCGAGCAGGCGGTCATCGACGAGGAAATCATCGTTGACGACCGCAAGTACCATACGATCAAAGAGGTCAAGAACGGCCAAGGTCCCGCCCCGATCAAAACGGATAAAGGTTGGCTGCACATCGCCCATGGCGTGCGGGGAACGGCGGCCGGGCTCCGCTACGTGCTGTACGCCTTCCTCTCCGACTTGCAGGAGCCGCAGCGGGTGACGCATCGGCCGGGCGGCCATCTGATCGCACCGGAAGGCGAGGAGCGTGTCGGCGATGTGTCCAACGTCGTGTTCTGTAACGGCGTCATCGCCCGCGACAACGGCGACGTCTTCATCTATTACGCTTCCTCTGATACGCGCATCCACGTCGCCACAACGACGGTCGACCGGCTGCTGGACTACGTGCTGAACACGCCGGAGGATCCGCTGCGCTCCTATGCCTGCGTACAGCAACGAATCGATTTGATCGAGCGGAATATCCAATTTCTGAACAAGTAA
- a CDS encoding carbohydrate ABC transporter permease — MFKNLSYKTQRKVIIFAFSLIPVALLFTFAYLPVFNMFKYSFTNWNGYSKHYDYVGFENYKTIFTDSKYFTVFKVSLYYFCATFVQMAIALYFATILSFKVRFKNFFKGVLFFPYLLNGVAIGFIFLFFFRPDGTLDTLMQSVGLGAYTQGWLKNPNIINISLAGASVWRYMGFNFIIFLGAISSIGSDIYEAAEIDGANRWHQFRHIIIPSIMKIVQLNLILAISGAISAFDIPYIMTGGSNGSNTFVIQTVTTAFKYNKLGLASAMAVVLLFIVIIVTLLQRLLIKEEK, encoded by the coding sequence GTGTTCAAAAATTTAAGCTACAAAACCCAGCGGAAAGTGATCATTTTCGCCTTCTCGCTGATCCCGGTCGCCTTGTTGTTCACTTTCGCCTACTTGCCGGTTTTTAATATGTTCAAATACAGCTTCACCAACTGGAACGGCTACAGCAAGCATTATGATTACGTAGGGTTTGAGAACTACAAGACGATCTTTACCGACTCCAAATATTTCACCGTCTTTAAGGTCAGCTTGTATTATTTTTGCGCGACCTTTGTTCAAATGGCAATTGCTCTTTATTTTGCAACGATACTTAGCTTTAAGGTGCGATTCAAAAACTTCTTTAAAGGCGTCCTGTTCTTTCCTTACCTCTTAAACGGGGTAGCGATCGGGTTTATCTTCCTGTTCTTCTTCCGTCCGGACGGTACGCTGGATACCTTGATGCAATCGGTGGGGCTTGGCGCTTACACGCAGGGATGGTTGAAGAACCCGAACATCATTAATATTTCGCTGGCGGGCGCATCCGTGTGGAGATACATGGGCTTTAACTTCATCATTTTCCTGGGCGCGATTTCGTCGATTGGTTCCGATATTTACGAAGCGGCCGAGATCGACGGGGCCAACCGTTGGCATCAGTTCCGCCATATCATCATTCCCAGCATCATGAAAATTGTGCAGCTCAACCTGATCCTCGCCATCAGCGGTGCAATCAGCGCCTTCGATATTCCGTACATTATGACCGGCGGCTCCAACGGAAGTAATACGTTTGTCATCCAAACGGTGACCACCGCGTTTAAATATAACAAGCTTGGCCTTGCCTCCGCCATGGCGGTTGTCCTGCTGTTTATCGTGATCATTGTCACCTTGCTGCAGCGCTTGTTGATCAAGGAGGAGAAGTAA
- a CDS encoding carbohydrate ABC transporter permease — translation MYRLKYVAAAFIKYVSLLLGAFAALVPIVVVLFASFKTNKEYGSTSPLTPPENWLNFANYSKAFINGKMLLGFGNTVIIVVISILGATLIGSMIAYVLNRFKFRGNKLLMGAFLLATLIPSVTTQVATFRIINFFHLVDTRFAPILLYLGTDIIAVYIFMQFLDSISESLDESAMLDGASYFTIYWRIILPLLAPAIVTVIIVKGVNIYNDFYTPFLYMPSEDLQVISTALFKFKGPYGSQWEVICAGIMITIVPILIAFVALQKYIYNGFAQGSVK, via the coding sequence ATGTATAGACTGAAATACGTAGCCGCGGCCTTCATTAAATATGTCAGCTTGCTGCTGGGCGCTTTCGCCGCGCTCGTTCCGATCGTGGTGGTGCTGTTCGCTTCCTTTAAAACGAACAAGGAATACGGTTCGACCAGCCCCTTGACGCCGCCGGAGAACTGGCTGAATTTCGCCAACTACTCCAAGGCTTTTATTAATGGAAAAATGCTGCTTGGCTTCGGCAACACCGTCATTATCGTAGTCATCTCAATTCTTGGCGCGACCTTGATCGGCTCCATGATCGCTTATGTCCTAAACCGCTTCAAATTTCGCGGCAACAAGCTGTTGATGGGGGCCTTCTTGCTGGCGACCTTGATCCCAAGCGTGACGACCCAGGTGGCGACATTCCGAATCATCAACTTCTTCCACTTGGTGGATACACGATTTGCTCCGATTTTGCTTTACTTAGGCACTGACATTATCGCCGTGTATATTTTCATGCAATTCCTCGATTCGATTTCCGAATCGCTGGACGAATCCGCGATGCTGGACGGCGCGTCCTATTTCACGATTTACTGGCGCATTATTTTGCCGCTGCTCGCCCCAGCCATCGTGACGGTCATTATCGTCAAAGGCGTGAATATCTATAACGATTTCTACACGCCGTTCCTGTATATGCCAAGCGAGGACCTGCAGGTGATCTCGACCGCGCTGTTTAAGTTTAAAGGCCCTTACGGTTCGCAATGGGAAGTGATCTGCGCCGGGATCATGATAACGATTGTGCCGATCCTGATTGCTTTTGTGGCGCTGCAGAAATACATCTATAACGGATTTGCCCAAGGCTCCGTTAAATAA
- a CDS encoding AGE family epimerase/isomerase yields the protein METHDWKVQLQQELQGNILPFWIEHTIDWQHGGFVGYIDEQLNKHPEADKGLVLHARILWTFASAYRRFPDPKYLEIAERAYDYLKTHFVDPQYGGFYWMVDVQGRPVQDKKQVYGQAFVIYALTEYYRATSSEEALEQAVNLYRLLEQHSYDPVHKGYVEAQSRDWKPTGDLSLSNKDLNEKKSMNTHLHVLEAYTNLYRVWKSSELRGSLSELIEVTLEQIIDPKTAHFLLFFDDGWQVRGHHVSYGHDIEGSWLLVEAAEVLGEPALLQRVKETALKMAEAVYAEGVDRDGGIWNEADPNGLTDNNKDWWPQAEAMVGFYNAYQLTGDPKYRAAAANSWSFIQTYLVDRKHGEWFWGVDRGGAPLPGEPKVSPWKCPYHNSRACLEMLERLEREK from the coding sequence GTGGAAACCCATGATTGGAAGGTACAGCTGCAGCAGGAGCTGCAAGGCAACATTCTCCCGTTTTGGATCGAACATACAATCGATTGGCAGCATGGCGGCTTTGTCGGATACATCGATGAGCAGCTCAACAAGCACCCCGAGGCCGATAAAGGGCTGGTGCTGCACGCCCGCATTCTATGGACCTTCGCTTCGGCCTATCGTCGATTTCCCGATCCCAAATACCTGGAAATCGCCGAGCGGGCTTATGATTACCTGAAGACGCATTTTGTGGACCCTCAGTACGGCGGTTTCTATTGGATGGTGGATGTCCAAGGACGGCCGGTTCAAGACAAAAAGCAGGTCTACGGGCAAGCGTTTGTCATTTACGCTTTGACTGAATATTATCGCGCAACCTCCAGCGAAGAGGCATTGGAGCAAGCGGTCAACCTCTACCGCCTGCTGGAGCAGCACAGCTATGATCCGGTTCATAAAGGCTATGTTGAGGCTCAGTCCCGCGACTGGAAACCCACCGGGGATTTAAGTCTCAGCAACAAGGATCTAAACGAAAAGAAATCGATGAATACGCACCTGCACGTGCTGGAGGCGTACACCAATTTGTACCGGGTATGGAAATCCTCTGAGCTGCGGGGCAGCTTGTCCGAGCTGATCGAAGTGACGCTAGAGCAAATCATCGATCCGAAAACTGCCCACTTCCTGCTGTTCTTCGATGACGGCTGGCAGGTCAGAGGACATCATGTCTCGTATGGCCATGATATCGAGGGCAGCTGGCTGCTCGTCGAGGCAGCCGAGGTGCTGGGTGAGCCCGCTCTGCTGCAGCGCGTGAAGGAAACCGCCTTAAAGATGGCCGAGGCTGTGTATGCGGAAGGCGTTGACCGGGACGGCGGGATATGGAACGAAGCCGATCCAAACGGCCTGACTGACAATAACAAAGACTGGTGGCCGCAGGCGGAAGCGATGGTTGGTTTCTACAATGCGTACCAACTGACCGGAGACCCCAAGTACCGGGCGGCTGCAGCAAATTCCTGGAGCTTTATTCAAACGTATCTGGTGGATCGTAAACACGGCGAATGGTTCTGGGGCGTGGATCGAGGCGGCGCACCGTTGCCGGGCGAACCAAAGGTCAGCCCTTGGAAATGCCCTTATCATAACAGCCGCGCGTGTCTGGAAATGCTGGAGCGTCTGGAACGCGAGAAGTAA
- the lepA gene encoding translation elongation factor 4, with the protein MTDIRARQAKIRNFCIIAHIDHGKSTLADRILEYTGALTSREMQDQVLDQMDLERERGITIKLQAVRLNYRADDGEEYVLNLIDTPGHVDFTYEVSRSLAACEGALLVVDAAQGIEAQTLANVYLALDNNLEILPVINKIDLPSADPDRVKQEIEDVIGLDASEAVHASAKAGIGIKEILEQVVQKVPAPTGDPDKPLKALIFDSHYDPYKGVIVYVRVIDGKIKAGSKIKMMATDKTFEVIEVGAFKPRMTIVDELNVGDVGFIVAGIKTVGDTRVGDTVTDAKNPTPEPLPGYRKINPMVYCGLYPIETSDYNDLREALEKLQLNDASLSFEPETSSALGFGFRCGFLGLLHMDVIQERIEREFNIPLITTAPSVIYKVTLTNGETISIDNPSNYPEVGKIDYVEEPYVKASIIVPNDYVGTVMELCQSKRGEFVNMEYLDTTRVTITYQVPLSEIVYDFFDQLKSSTKGYASFDYELSGYRRSNLVKMDILLNGEQVDALSFIVHRDRAYHRGRIICEKLRELIPRQMFEVPIQASIGTKVIARETVKAMRKNVLAKCYGGDISRKRKLLEKQKEGKKRMKQVGSVEVPQEAFMAVLKIDDN; encoded by the coding sequence ATGACAGATATTAGGGCTAGACAAGCGAAAATTCGCAATTTCTGTATTATTGCACATATAGACCATGGCAAATCGACTTTGGCCGACCGGATTCTGGAGTATACCGGGGCGCTGACCTCCCGGGAAATGCAGGATCAGGTTCTTGATCAGATGGACTTGGAACGGGAGCGCGGAATTACGATCAAGCTTCAGGCGGTCCGCCTGAACTACCGTGCTGACGACGGCGAGGAGTATGTGCTGAACCTCATCGATACTCCAGGGCACGTCGACTTCACCTATGAGGTTTCCCGCAGCTTGGCGGCTTGCGAAGGCGCATTGCTGGTCGTGGACGCAGCCCAGGGGATTGAGGCGCAGACGTTGGCCAACGTTTATCTGGCGCTGGATAACAACCTGGAGATTTTGCCGGTCATCAACAAAATCGACTTGCCGAGCGCAGATCCTGACCGGGTAAAGCAGGAGATTGAAGATGTCATCGGCCTGGATGCCAGCGAAGCGGTGCATGCTTCCGCCAAGGCCGGAATCGGGATTAAGGAGATTTTGGAACAGGTCGTTCAGAAGGTGCCGGCACCGACGGGAGATCCGGATAAACCGCTGAAGGCGCTGATCTTCGACTCCCACTATGACCCTTACAAAGGCGTTATCGTTTATGTGCGCGTCATTGACGGCAAGATCAAAGCCGGTTCGAAAATCAAAATGATGGCGACGGACAAAACCTTTGAGGTCATCGAAGTCGGCGCGTTCAAACCGCGGATGACGATTGTGGACGAGCTTAACGTCGGCGATGTTGGCTTTATCGTCGCCGGGATCAAGACGGTTGGCGATACCCGTGTCGGGGATACGGTGACGGACGCGAAGAATCCGACACCAGAGCCGCTGCCGGGTTACCGGAAGATCAACCCGATGGTGTACTGCGGCTTGTACCCGATCGAAACGTCGGATTACAACGACCTGCGTGAAGCGCTGGAGAAGCTGCAGCTGAACGACGCTTCGCTGAGCTTCGAACCTGAAACTTCAAGCGCGCTGGGCTTCGGCTTCCGCTGCGGTTTCTTGGGACTGCTGCACATGGACGTGATCCAGGAGCGGATTGAACGGGAATTTAACATTCCGCTGATTACGACAGCACCAAGCGTTATCTACAAAGTAACGCTGACGAACGGCGAGACGATTTCCATCGACAACCCGTCGAACTATCCGGAGGTCGGCAAAATCGACTATGTCGAGGAGCCTTACGTCAAAGCGTCGATCATTGTGCCCAACGATTATGTCGGAACCGTGATGGAGCTGTGCCAAAGCAAACGCGGCGAGTTCGTCAATATGGAATACCTCGACACGACGCGCGTGACGATTACGTACCAGGTTCCGTTGTCGGAGATTGTATACGACTTCTTTGATCAGTTAAAATCGAGCACCAAAGGCTATGCTTCGTTTGATTACGAGCTGTCCGGCTACCGCAGATCCAATCTCGTGAAGATGGATATCCTGCTGAACGGCGAGCAGGTGGACGCCTTGTCCTTTATCGTGCACCGCGATCGCGCATATCACCGCGGTCGGATCATCTGCGAGAAGTTGCGCGAGCTGATTCCGCGCCAAATGTTCGAGGTACCGATTCAGGCTTCGATCGGAACGAAGGTCATCGCCCGTGAAACCGTAAAGGCGATGCGCAAGAACGTCCTTGCCAAGTGTTACGGCGGCGACATCTCGCGGAAGCGGAAATTGCTGGAGAAGCAAAAGGAAGGCAAGAAGCGGATGAAGCAGGTCGGCAGCGTCGAGGTGCCGCAGGAAGCGTTCATGGCGGTGCTGAAGATCGACGACAATTAA